CGGGATCGGCGATCAACGCGCGCGTCATCCCGACCATGTCGATCTGGCCGTCGGCGATGACCTGGTCCGCGTGGGCCGGATCCACGATGCGCCCGGCGTGGAAGATCGGCATGCCGGGCACCGCCGCCTTGATCGCGGCCACCAGCGGCACGAAGACGCCGCGGGGCTGCGACATGTTCGGGACGGCGAGGGCCTGCAGCGGCACGGTGTGGGCGCCGCCGCCGATGATGGAGAGGAAGTCCACGAGCCCCGAGGCGGCCAGGCGCCGCGCGATCTCCGCCATGTCGGCGGCGCTGAGGCCGCCGGGCGTCATCTCGTCGCCCGAGATGCGCGCGCCCACCACGAAGTCGCGCCCGACCTGGCGGCGGATCTCGCGCAGCACCTCGAAGCCGAAGCGCAGGCGGTTCTCGAGGCTGCCCCCATACTCGTCCGTCCGGCGGTTGAAGAGGGGCGACCAGAACTGGTCGACGAGGTGATTGTGGGCGAAGGACAGCTCGACGCCGTCCAGGCCCCCCTCGCGGCAGCGCCGCGTGGCGTCCCCGAAGGCGCGCACGAGCATGGCGATCTGCTCGGGCTCGATCTCGTGCGGGACCTCGCGGTGCACCTTCTCCGGGATCTGCGAGGGCGCCAGCAGCACGTGCATCTGCTCCACGTCCGACTGCGAGCGCCGGCCCATGTGGGTGAGCTGGCTCATCACGCGGCAGTCGTGGCGGTGCACGGCGTCCGCGATGCCGCGATAGCCCGCGATCACGGAGTCGTCGTGGTTGGCGATCATGTTCCACGCGCTCGCCGGTGAGGACGGATGCACGCTGGTCGAGCCGCCGATGATGGTGAGCGCGGCGCCGCCGCGCGCCTTGCCCTCGTGATAGGCGCGGAGGCGCGGACCGGGCTTGCCCTCCTCGGCCATGGCCTCGGCGTGGCCGCTCGAGAAGATGCGGTTCTTCAGCGTGAGGCCGCCAACCCGGAGCGGCGAGAACAGGCGAGGAAATGGGGTTGCCATCGGCCTCAAGCATGGACGCTCGCGGCCGTCCTCGTCAACGGCCCTATTGGGCGCACAGCACCTCGGGCCTCGCCCGACCGGGCGAGGCCCGAGGCATCTCCGAGCCTCTAGTCGAAGCGCATCTTGAACACGCCGGGCGAATAGGCGTGGCGCACCTGCGCGTTGTCAAATACCGCCACGCCGAATGCGTACTCCTTCTTGAGGTCGGAGAACTGCACGTCGTACTCGCTGCCGGTGGTCAGCTTGCGCCAAAACACGCTGGTCCGCACGCCATCAGCCCAGACGACTCTGGCGGAGATGTCGCCGCGGTCGCCGGTGAAGGGGGCGATGATGATGCCCGGCACCTCGTCGCTGGCCTTGTACTTCGAATCGTCGAACGGCTCCTTTTCGGCATTCAGGATCCAGTAGGGCGGCGCCGGCCTGTTGCCGGGAAGGGCGAACTTCGGCCCCTTCTTGTCGTCGCTCACGTTATTGGTGTAGCCCCCACCCGTATTGGGGTCGGTCTTTCGGCCGGCCTCGGGTGCTTTGTCCTTGTCGTAGCGGGTGCCGTCCACATACTGATCGTCCACCTGGTTGACGGGGGCCGTTCGCACGCCCTTCATGTGCCAGAGGTCGAGCCGCTCGTTGGGGCTGGGCGTGTACTTGTTACCGAAGGGCTTGCCCTCGCCCACATGGCAGGCGGAGAAGCAGCCGCGCTGCTCAAAGGCAGGCGAGCTGATGTTCCAGAGCATCGCCCACTTGTCCTCGTAGTAGAGGTTGTTGTCTCCACCCTTGTCATTCGGGTCCACGAGCTTCTTCCACGAGCCGTCGGGCTGCTTCTGCCATGGCTCGCGCTTGACGCTGTTCGTCTCGTCCTTGTACTGCATGAGGAAGTACACGGTGTCGACCGTGTAAACGGCGCGGAGCGACACCTCCGTGGAGCCGCCGGACAGGTTCTTGCCGCCCACCACCTTGACCGTCAGGGGAGGAGCGGTTTTCCAGGCCGCGTCCAGTGTCCCGTCCACCGCCGGCGCGGCAGCCACCTTCTTGGCCGTCAGCACGTTAGGCTGGGCGCTGGGCGCGGTGGAGGCCAGCGGGAGGGCGGCGCCGAGCGCTACCGCCACGATCGACGCCACCCACCTCGGAGAAAATGTCATCTGCCGTCTCCTTTCTCGTTTGCGAAGCGCTAGGCCCGGCGGATACGGTAGGGCGGGTCGAATGGCAGCGAGAGCCGCCCCTCCGCGTGGACACACTGGCGCTCGCACGTGACCTCATCTGGGTGCTCGAACGCGCTGCACGTGAGCACGCCGCGGCGACGGAAGCCGAGCACGCCGCGGTCCTCGAAATCCACTTCGACCTCGCGGGCGACGCCGGGGCACCAGAACGCGCGCCGGCGCACGACACTCGTTGCGAAGATCGTCAGCAAGAGCGCGAGGAGCACGAACCCGGCGGCCCAGGCGAGTGAGGCCCAGCCCATGGCGTCCGCCACGGTCTGTACCACGGCCACTTCCCCTCCGTCCCAGCCCTCGGGCGTCATCAGAAAGTCCATAGCGGTCACCTCCTTCTACCCAGGTCCAGTGCAATGCCAATGCCGCCGGGCCTCGTGGAAGCAACGGCGTCGAATCAGCTACTTGGGGCGGGCCGGCTGACATATTTGGTGGTTGGCGACGGGGAGCGGACGCCTCGGTGAGGCGCGCGCGCCTCGGGCCGAGCCCTGCGGGTGCGCGCCGGAAGCGTGTGGGATACTGCCCGCATGGACGGGCCGGGCCTCTGATCCGCTCGATCAGTGCCGTCACCTTCTTCACGGCCGACATGGCCCGGGCGGTGCGCTTCTATGCGGCGCTGGGTTTCACGCTGGCCTATGGCGGGGAGGCCGCGGCCTTCACGTCGTTCCGCGTGGGCGGGGGCCATCTGAACCTCGCGCGCAGCGACGAGACCTCGGTGGCCCCCGGCGCCACCCGCGTCATCTTCCACGTCGACGACGTCGATGCCCTCTACGCGGTGGTCCTCGCCGGCGGGTTCGCCCCCGAGGCGCCGCCGCGCGACGCGTCCTGGGGCGAGCGCTACTTCCACCTCACCGATCCTGACGGCCACGCCCTGTCCTTCGCGAAGCCCCTGAAGCGGCGGGCGTAGCCTGCGGCCGTCTTGACAAGATCACGGTCATGGCGCAGCCTTTGGCTCGCCCCACGGGAGCGCCCTCGTCAGAATCCACATATGCGAGGCGCAGAAAGAGAGAGGCCAATGACGTCGTCCTGGACCGGTATGCGCGGCTGGGTGGTGGTCGGGCTGGTCGTGGCGCTGCTGGTGGGCGCCGATGGAGCCTCCTACACGGCGCGGGCGGCCGATCCCATCAAGATCGGGTTCGGGATGGCCCTGACCGGCGGACTCTCGGCCAACGGCAAGCCGGCGCTGCTCGCCATGCAGATCTGGAAGGACGACGTGAACAAGAAAGGCGGGCTCCTCGGGCGGCCCGTCGAGCTGATCTACTACGACGATCAGACCAACCCCGCGACCGTGCCCGGCCTCTACACCAAGCTGCTCGAGGTGGACAAGGTCGACCTCATCGTGTCCGGCTACGGGACCAATCTGATCGCGCCGCTCCTGCCCATCGCCATGGAGCGGAAGCTCACGCTGATGGGCATGTTCGGCCTCGCCAACAACGAGAAGTATCAGTACCCGAACTATTTCCAGATCCAGCCGGCCGGGGAGGATCCCCAGACCAGCACCGCCATCGGCTTCTTCGAGTTGGCGGCCAAGCAGAACCCCAAGCCCCAGACCGTGGCCATCGTGGGCGCCGACGCCGAGTACCCGCAGAACGCGCTGGTGGGCGCGCGGGAGCTCATCAAGAAGTTCGGGTTCAAGACGGTCTACGACAAGACCTACCCGCCGAACACCACCGACTACACACCCATCGTGCGGGCCATCAAGGCCACCAACCCCGACATCGTGTTCATCGCCTCCTACCCGCCCGACTCCGTCGGCATGCTGCGCGCCGCGCACGAGGTGAAGCTCGAGCCCAAGATCATGGGCGGCGGCATGGTGGGCCTCATGTTCACGTCGATCATGACCAGCATGGGCCCCGCGCTGAACGGGATCGTGAACTACGACTTCTGGGCGCCGGAGCCGACCTTCATGGCCGTCCCCGGGATCAAGGAGTTCTTCAAGGAGTATCAGCCGCGGGCGGAGAAGGAGAAGGTCGACACGCTCGGATATTACCTGCCGCCCTACTCCTACGCCCTGATGCAGGTGCTGGGGCAGGCGGTGGAGGCGACCAAG
This portion of the Candidatus Methylomirabilota bacterium genome encodes:
- a CDS encoding amino acid ABC transporter substrate-binding protein; the encoded protein is MTSSWTGMRGWVVVGLVVALLVGADGASYTARAADPIKIGFGMALTGGLSANGKPALLAMQIWKDDVNKKGGLLGRPVELIYYDDQTNPATVPGLYTKLLEVDKVDLIVSGYGTNLIAPLLPIAMERKLTLMGMFGLANNEKYQYPNYFQIQPAGEDPQTSTAIGFFELAAKQNPKPQTVAIVGADAEYPQNALVGARELIKKFGFKTVYDKTYPPNTTDYTPIVRAIKATNPDIVFIASYPPDSVGMLRAAHEVKLEPKIMGGGMVGLMFTSIMTSMGPALNGIVNYDFWAPEPTFMAVPGIKEFFKEYQPRAEKEKVDTLGYYLPPYSYALMQVLGQAVEATKGLDQQKIADYIRKTEFNTIVGKIKFGKNGEWAHGRTLMVQYQKIDGSGAEQFRKPGKKVVLYPDEFKSGTIIYPYAAAKN
- a CDS encoding N-methylproline demethylase, with product MATPFPRLFSPLRVGGLTLKNRIFSSGHAEAMAEEGKPGPRLRAYHEGKARGGAALTIIGGSTSVHPSSPASAWNMIANHDDSVIAGYRGIADAVHRHDCRVMSQLTHMGRRSQSDVEQMHVLLAPSQIPEKVHREVPHEIEPEQIAMLVRAFGDATRRCREGGLDGVELSFAHNHLVDQFWSPLFNRRTDEYGGSLENRLRFGFEVLREIRRQVGRDFVVGARISGDEMTPGGLSAADMAEIARRLAASGLVDFLSIIGGGAHTVPLQALAVPNMSQPRGVFVPLVAAIKAAVPGMPIFHAGRIVDPAHADQVIADGQIDMVGMTRALIADP
- a CDS encoding VOC family protein, yielding MIRSISAVTFFTADMARAVRFYAALGFTLAYGGEAAAFTSFRVGGGHLNLARSDETSVAPGATRVIFHVDDVDALYAVVLAGGFAPEAPPRDASWGERYFHLTDPDGHALSFAKPLKRRA
- a CDS encoding ethylbenzene dehydrogenase-related protein, translating into MTFSPRWVASIVAVALGAALPLASTAPSAQPNVLTAKKVAAAPAVDGTLDAAWKTAPPLTVKVVGGKNLSGGSTEVSLRAVYTVDTVYFLMQYKDETNSVKREPWQKQPDGSWKKLVDPNDKGGDNNLYYEDKWAMLWNISSPAFEQRGCFSACHVGEGKPFGNKYTPSPNERLDLWHMKGVRTAPVNQVDDQYVDGTRYDKDKAPEAGRKTDPNTGGGYTNNVSDDKKGPKFALPGNRPAPPYWILNAEKEPFDDSKYKASDEVPGIIIAPFTGDRGDISARVVWADGVRTSVFWRKLTTGSEYDVQFSDLKKEYAFGVAVFDNAQVRHAYSPGVFKMRFD